A portion of the Anabas testudineus chromosome 22, fAnaTes1.2, whole genome shotgun sequence genome contains these proteins:
- the gphb5 gene encoding glycoprotein hormone beta-5: MMLQRKKTQRRHTLVFCWVLLWIFFQPHSRHQASATNLRRFIGCAVREFTFQAKKPGCGGLHITTDACWGRCETWEKPVVDPPYIESYQRVCTYNETRMVTVKLPNCQPNVDPMFTYPVALRCDCGVCLTSTTECITSV; encoded by the exons ATGatgctgcagaggaagaagacacaACG GAGGCACACACTTGTCTTTTGCTGGGTTTTGCTCTGGATCTTTTTTCAACCACACTCACGCCACCAGGCATCAGCCACCAACCTGCGGCGCTTCATCGGATGTGCAGTTCGAGAGTTCACCTTCCAGGCCAAGAAACCTGGCTGCGGGGGCCTGCACATCACCACTGACGCCTGCTGGGGGCGCTGTGAGACCTGGGAG AAGCCTGTCGTGGACCCTCCGTACATCGAGTCCTACCAGCGGGTTTGCACCTACAACGAGACCCGTATGGTCACGGTGAAACTGCCCAACTGTCAGCCAAACGTTGACCCGATGTTCACCTACCCTGTGGCCCTGAGATGTGACTGTGGCGTCTGTCTGACCAGCACCACTGAATGTATAACCTCTGTGTGA